The Candidatus Rubidus massiliensis DNA segment GTAGAAGGACTATTTGCTATAATAAGATTATTTTTTTTCCTATAATTTGCTTTTATTACTAAAAAAATTAAGGGATATAAGGCAAAGCAAGCACCAAACTTTAAAAAATCTTTGGGCTTAATTTTTCTTTTTTTTAATTCAAATTGACCATTTTCAATCGGAACGGCTTTTGTTTTTGCAAAAAAATTAAGCTGATTTTCAGCTATAATAACGGATTTTTTCAAAGGAGGATCAAGTGGAGGGTCATCTGGTTTATAAGAGATGGGTGTAAAAAAAGAAAGTTTTGATGTCATAAAAACCTAATATCTTAATTAACATTATTCCAAATAAAGGAATAAATTAAAAAAATTAAACGTGTTACTCACGTTATGAGCTAAATTTAAATCAAGCTCACGGATTTAATTCAATAATGAATTATCAAACAACTAATTAATAATAATAATTTTATTACTAATCGAAGTAATTTCTAGGTAAATTAAAAAATAATACAAGTTAAATGTCTAATAAAAGTCTTTAATTTATGAAATTTTACGGTATTTGTATTTATGAAATAATTATTTAAACTAAATTTCATTAATCTAAGTGTTTAAATATTAATTAAATAAACAAAAAGGTTATAATTTGAGTGAATCACGGTTAGTAAGGAGTATATATGGACAAAAAAAATTCTGTTCAGAAGACTCAAGTAAATCCTAAAAATTTCACAATAGAAAGAAATATAGATAAGGAAAATCCTTTAGTTCAAGATCCCAAAATAGAAACTGCTGAACGCTCTAAAAGACAAAAAAAGAAACTTTCTTAAAATTTCCTTACAAAGATACTTGATTTCTCAATAAGGCTGCTTTTCTTAAAACACAAGCATCGCAGACCTGACAAGGATCTGATTGATCAGGTGTATAACAGCTCCACGTCAAATGAATAGGTACTTTTAGGCGTAATGCTTCGGCAACGACTTGATCTTTAGTGAAATTAATTAATGGTGTACAAATTATTGGCGCATTTCCTTCGAGTCCGATTTGTGTTGATTTATCAATAATCGTTTGAAGAGCTCGTATATAATCTATTTGACAATCTGGAAAGGCCTTGTCCATAGCTGTTGGACCAAAGTAAATAAAAGCGGCTTTCTCAATTTCGGCAATTGTTATAGCATGACTTAAAAAAAGTGTATTTCTTGAAGGTACGTAAAAAGGTGATTTTTTCCCTCTTAATATTTCTTCTTCGCCTCTATGGATAGTTGACTCTACATGACCTAAAATTAAAGGGGAATTACTAAATACTTGTTGATCAATCGTAATTATTTTATGGGGTACTTCATAAAATTTTGCTATTTGTTTTGCAAATTTTAATTCAATTGAATGTTTTTGATGGTAATTAAACGAAAGACAGAGGCAGTCAAGTTTTTGTTCTTTGGCTTTAGCTAATAAAACACTAGAATCAAGTCCTCCACTTAGTAAAATAATACATTTTTTCAAATTTTCACCTAAACACCCTTTGTTAAAGGGTCCCAAATAAATTTGTGGATTTGCAAGTTTAATCTTACTGGTAAATTGTCTTTAAGGATCCATTCGACTAATTCATGTGTGGCTAATTTTTCAAAAACTGGTGAAAATAAAACTTCTTTAACTTTTGTAAATAACTGATATTTTTCACAAATATTTTTGGCATAAGAATAATCCTCAAAATCTTGAATAACAAATTTGACTTCATCATGAGATTTTAAAAGAGCAATGTTTTTCCATTCGTTTTTATGTTCCATCAAACTTTTTGGGCACTTTATGTCTAAAATGACATTAACCCTCGGGTCAACCATATCAATTAGAAGAGAACCACTTGTTTCCAAACTAACTGTATAATTTGCATCACATAATTTTTGCATAAGAAAATAAACATTCTTTTGCAAAAGGGGTTCTCCGCCAGTTATGCAAATATGCTTACAAGCAAAAAGTTTGGTTTGTTCAATTATGCTATCTATTGTAAATGGTGTACCTTTCCCAAATGAATAGGTTGTATCGCACCATGAACATCTTAAATTACAAGCGGCTAATCGAATAAACGTTGTTGGTAGCCCTGTAAAACTAGTTTCACCTTGCACACTTTTAAATATTTCAATTAAACGTAAATCCATATTACCTAATTTGTTGAACAAAAATGATCGTAAAAAAAAAAGTTTTTGTCATTAAAAATTTATTTTTTAATCCATATTTAGTTTTTTTAAGAGTTAATAAAACTTAAGAGTTTATTGATATGTAAAAAAATATTTTAAAATATGGAGATTGTGAGTTATTAAATAAAAAATAGATTGTATTTATTTTTAGACTTTAAGAGAGGAAAATTGTGGCAAAAAATCCAATTAAAGTGGCTATTACGGGTGGCGCTGGCCAAATCTCATATAGTTTGCTTTTTCGCATTGCAAATGGAGATGCTTTTGGTAAGGATCAACCAATAATTTTGCAAATACTTGAAGTAGAAGCTGTTTTGCCTTCCTTAGAAGGTGTTTTAATGGAACTTTATGATTGCGCTTTTCCTCTATTAAACGATGTTATTATTAGCAGTGATCCAAGTAAAGTTTTCAAAAGCGTAGATTATGCTGTTTTGGTGGGAGCTAAACCTAGAGGTCCTGGAATGGAAAGAAAGGATTTACTCTTAAATAATGGGAAAATATTTATTGAGCAAGGCCAGGCTTTAAATGATTTTGCAAAAAGTAACGTTAAAGTTTTAGTCGTTGGAAATCCTTGCAATACGAATTGTTTAATTGCGCTAAGTCACGCTCCCAATCTTTCAAGAAAAAACTTTTATGCAATGACACGATTAGATCAAAATAGAGCCAAGTTTCTCCTAGCCGAAAAAGGTTCTGTCCCAATATCCCAAGTAAAAGACGTAATTATTTGGGGAAATCACTCTTCCACTTTGGTGCCTGATTTCACACATGCCAAAATTGGGAATGAAGAAGTTACAAAAATAATTGATAAACAGTGGCTTGAAAAGGAATTTACTGAACTTGTTCAAAAAAGAGGTGCTGCAATTATAAAGGCACGAGGGAAATCATCAGCGGCTTCTGCTGCCAATGCTATTATCGATACGTTGCAATTTATACATGAAGATAAATTTCTAGATGATTGGTTTTCTATAGCAATTGATACAGATGATAATCCTTATGGTATCACTAAAGATATAATTTTTTCATTTCCATGTATCAAACAAGAAAATTTAATCTCTATAGTAAATAACTTAGAATGGGACGATTTTATTAAATATAAAATTAAAGTTTCTGAAAGTGAATTATTAGAAGAAAAAGAGATGGTGAAAGGGATTTTGGGAAAAAATGTACGATAGATTTTTAAGGAGCTTATAATGAGCGATGTATTATTTCAAATTACAGAAGAAAATTTAGAAACCGGGCTTAGGGGTTACCCTGTCGGTTATTGCAATACTTCACATGTAGATCCTTTAAAAGGTCTATTCTATATAGATTTGCCAGTTCAATCAATAGCTTATTGGGAACCTGAACGAGTTATATATTTACTTTATCATGGCAAAGAAGCCTCTGCGGATGAGTTAAAAGCTTTTAAAGATGAATTAAAAAAACGCTCTACTGTTAATCCAGAGCTTAAAAAGCATTTAACTCAACTTCCAAAAAAAGGACATGCAGCAAAACTATTGTGTGAGGCTTTCCTTATTTTAGGAGCTTTTGAAACTACAAATGATTACAGGGAAGATTGTTTAAATTTAATAGCTAAAATTCCTGAAATAGTCGCAATTGTCATAAACCATCATGCCGGCTGGGGAGGAACGAACGAATCAAAACCAGAACTTGGTTATGTAGAAAATTTTGTACATATGTTAAAAGTTCCAAACGGCAATACAGCTGAATTAGTTAAAATTCTAAAAGTATTTCATGTTCTTCACATGGACCACGGTGGTGGTAATTTATCTACATTTGTAGGGAAAGCGGTAGCTTCTGGATTAGAAGACATGTATGGTTCTATTTGTGCTGCAATGACAGCGTTAGCTGGTCCAAAACATGGAAAAGCTAACCAAGATTGTCTCGAATTTGTAGAATTATTATTAAATCAATTAGGGGAAAATGCCACCCAAGAAGAAGTAGAAAAGCTTTTAAAGGAAAGATTAGATAATAAAGAATTAATTTATGGCTTTGGTCACGCAGTGTTAAGAATTGAAGATCCACGCGCTATGATCTTGTATGATATTGCAAAAAAAGATTATCCTAATTTTCCTTTAGTAAAAATAGCATTACTCCTAAGAGATGCCGGAACTAAAGTATTAAAAGAGAATCCTAAAATAACAGATCCATATCCAAATGTTGATTCAATTTCAGGAACTGTTTTAAGTGCAGCCGGATTTCCATATCCAGAATATTTTACAGTTTTATTCGGATGGTCTAGAATGGTTGGCATTGCTATACAAATAGTTTACGAAAGGTGCTTGGCAAGAGGAGGAAAGGGAACTCCCATTGTGAGACCTAAATATTTTTTCAAAAAGATTGAGAACAAATGAACTTCGCCGATATTCAATACATATTTAATAGAGCATTCCAACACACCTTAGACTTAAGAAAAAACATATTTGTTTTTATTGTTTTAGCACTTTGTGGACTTTTAGTTGTTTTTTTTAGAGGACTTGGGGTCAATGCTAGTCAGTGGTTATTGCTGAGTTTGACCTTTTTGCCAATATTTTTATGCGCGGGTATTTTATTTTCATTAGGCATAGTTTTAATTAGAATTTATCACGATGAAATTAAAAATAAAGAAATTACTTACAAAAAAATAATTAAAGATTCTTGGGAGATTTTAATAGGTTCTTCTTATTTTTCCCTACCTATAGTATTGGGCTATTTACTACTATGGGTTGTTTTAGGGTTATTTGTATTATTAAAACAAATTCCAGGACTTGGGGAATTCTTTGGTGTCATCTTAGCTTTTGCTCCCTTTTTAATTAATTTTATCTCTTTAGTACTTTGTATTTTGAGTTTATCATTATTATTTTTTGCAGCTCCAGTTATTGCTTTAAAAGGATTAAACCGCATTAAAGTCACAGAGACTTTAATAAAAAGGTTAAAATTTGATGTTTTCTCGAATTTGTTTTTAGCAGGCCTTGGAACTTTTCCATTACTTTTTATACTTTCTTTATTGATATTAGCTGCGTTATTAACCGGATCTGTTTATCAAAACAATGCAAGTTCTATATCTGATGTATTGGAATGGTTTTTTATCATGATCCCTTTTACAGCCATTTTAACTCCTGCAATTGTCTTTTTCTTTAATTTTGCAGCAGAATCGCATGTATTATTAATGAAAAAAATAAAAGAAACAGAAAATAAAGTTTAATCTATAAGGTTTTGCTGCATTATTTGTTGGACAAGCTTTTTAGCGTAAAAAGCATGGTATAGCAAACCTTTTGAACCCATTGCTGTTAAACACCAAACCTTGTCATCGATTTGTTTTGCGATTGGCAAATGATCTGGCGAACTAACTCTTATTGCAGCCTTGGCAAGAAAAGAAGCATTTTCATTAAATTTAGGAAAAAATGCTTTAATTTTGGGAATTATTTCTTTTTTTGCAAAATCAAGATCTGGTTTTTCATTTTGAAATTTTTTTTCAAAAGTAGCGCCTGCAATGATTTGATTTCTAAATTCGTCTTTTAAAAGATACGCTTTGGAATTTAATGGTATGGGTAAGAGAAAATCTCTTGTAGCTTCACAGGTTAAAATTTGGCCTTTATTTTTAGCAACTTTAAGATTAGTGGCTAAAAAATCAGATCCGTTTCCAGCGGCTATTATTGTGGCATGATAATTCTTAAGTTCGTCTACATGATCAATTTTTTGATATTTGATAACAGCCCCTCTACTTTCGCAGATTTTCCAAAGGCCCTCCATATAAAGTTTTGGTTCTACTTGCCAGCCGTTAGCTATTTCTAAAGCTCCAAAACCTTTAAGATATGGAAAAGAATTTTTAAGTTCTGTTGAATCTATCCATTTTGTTAAAGTTGGATAGTTATTAGCCGTCAATTGATAGTCTTGTATTTGTTCTTGAGTGGTTGCAATACGTAAAATTTTTGTGAATTTAGCAACTGAGTTTTTTAAGAATTGTGAGGATTCGTTAAGAAGCTTTACAGTTTCATTAAACCCTTCTAGACCAAATCGATTGAGTTTAGCGTGAGCACCGGTAAATGGATGAATAAGCCCTGCTGCTAATCCTGAAGCTTCAGCTCCAATTATTTTTTTTTCGTATAAAGTAACTTGAACATTATGGTATTGAGTTAAATAAAACGCGCAGGCAAGGCCTGAAAAGCCGCCGCCTATTATGGCTATGGAAATGGGCATATATCCTTAAAACAAAAAGTTATAAAAGAGGAAGTCTTTTGTGAATCATTACAAAAAACCAACTAAATATTCTCAAATCAAAAAATTATTACTTGTTATCATTAGCGCAAGCTTAACAGCTTTTGCCATTTCAGGTATTTTACTCTATAACTATTCCCCTACAAATACAACCATTTTATCAAATGCTTTGATAAACCCAGAGGTTGCTCAAAAATTACATTATGAAGAAAATTTGGGATCAAAAAATTATTTTACCTTTCAATCTATTGAGTTAGATCTTTTAAACGATCAAACGTTAGATTTGCAAAAAAAAGAACTTCCGTTAAAGCAATACAAAAAAATTTATAGTTTATTATCAAAAGATAAGAGTATTAAAGAAACCAAACAATTAGAAAATCGATTTAATCAAGGGCCTCTTACAAAGTTAAACATTTTAGTTAAAAGCGATAAAAACTCAAATGCACGACCTTTACAACAAATGGAAATTTTACCGAATAGCAATTACTATAGAATAAAAATTCCACAGCAAAATCAATGGATTTATTTTGAACACTATCAATTGAACGATAAGATAAATACTATCGTGGAAAATGAAATATGATTATTTAGGATAGCTATGAATGCAAAACTTACCTTTTTAGGAACGGGGGCATCTTTAGGAGTTCCAGTTATTGGTTGTGAATGTCCTGTTTGTCTTTCAACGAATAAAAAAAATAAACGAACGCGCTCTTCCGTCTTAATAGAAGGTTTAAATAAAACCCTTTTGATTGATTGTGGACCAGATTTTAGAATGCAAGCTTTAAATCAATCATTAAAAAAAATCGATGGTTTAATCTTAACCCATGCACATTTTGATCACATTGGGGGAATGGATGATTTGAGAGCACTTAGACTACAAAATGCCAAATCATTACCCACGCTTTTATCAAAAGAAACTGGGGATAACTTAAAGCAGTGTTTTCATTACATGTTTGAAGAAAAAAACAACATGTTTACTTCAAAACTTGATTTTCAGTGGATTAATAACAAATATGGAAAATGTAATTTTATCAATATTCCAATTACCTATTTAACATTTAAGCAAACATACATGAATGTAAACGGTTTTGTCTTTGGCAATTTAGCCTTTATTACTGATGTTAAATATTATGAAGAAGATATTTTTAATTATTTACAAGAAATCGATATTTTAATTGTCAGTGCTTTGCGATTCACTTCTTCTCCTATGCATTTAAGCGTTGAGGAGGCAATTGATTTTTCAAAAAAAACTTCTGCCAAGCAAGTGTGGTTAATCCATATATCCCATGATTTAGATCATGAAAAAACAAATGCGCTCTTGCCCTCCAATATTCAAATCGCGTACGATGGATTACAAATTTCTTTTCATCTATGAGAATTTATGTCTGAAAATATTACTAATAAAAATAAAACTTACGAAACATCCCCTCAAGAAATGAAAAAAGCTTATTTAGTTTCAGTTTATAAAGGAAACCAAAATGCTGATCTTGCAAAAGAACATCTTGAAGAATTAGAACTATTAACAAAAACCTATGGAGTTGAAATCGCTGGTAAACAAATTTGCTTGGTTAGAAGATATGATGCAGCGACTTTCATCACCGAAGGGAAACTGGAAGAAGTCTTAAACGCAGCTAAAAATTGTAACGCAAATTTACTCATTTTTGATGACGAAATAGCACCGAGTCAGCAAAGAAATTTAGAGAATCTATTTAAAGGCCCTGTCATGGATCGAACCGGGGTGATATTAGAAGTTTTTGCACAAAGAGCTCAAACTAAAGAAGCACAGCTGCAAATTGACTTGGCAAAGTTAAAGTATCAGGCACCAAGATTAAAGCGGTTATGGTCTCACCTATCAAGACAGCATGGTTCAGGGGGTGCCGGTGGAGGCGCTTATCTTAAAGGAGAAGGGGAAAAGCAAATTGAAATCGATCGAAGGATTCTAAAAAAAGAAATCGATACTTTAAATAAAGAGATTAAAGAAGTTCGCGAAAATAGAGAGATGCAAAGATCTTCAAGGATTCGCTCAGAACTTCCAATTTTTGCTATTATTGGTTATACAAATGCAGGAAAATCCACTCTTTTACATGCTTTAACTGATGCAAAAGTTTTAATTGAAGATAAGTTATTTGCTACTTTAGATACCACAACTAGAAAATTTACATTAGTAAACAATCAAGATATCTTATTAATTGATACAGTAGGCTTTATAAGAAAGTTACCTCACTTACTAGTAGCAGCTTTCAAAAGCACCCTTGAAGAAGCCTTACATGCAGATATTCTTTTACATGTGGTAGATGTTAGCCATCCTATGGCAGAAGAGCAAGCTCAAACGAGCTATGAAGTTTTAAAAGAATTGAATGCAGAAAATAAGCCTGTGATAACGGTGTTGAATAAAATAGATCAATGCCAAAATCCAAATATAATTCAAAAAATGAAAGTTCTTTATCCAAAAACCGTATGCATTTCAGCAAAAGAAAAAATTGGATTTAACGAACTACAACAGATAATGATCGAGGAATTAAGTCGTAGGCGCAAGATCGTTCGATTTAGAATACCCCAAAAAGATTATGCGAAGGTTAGTGAATTAATGCGGGTAGGAAATATCATTCACCAAGATTATGAAGAAAACGATGTAATTTTACGAGTCGATTTACCAACAGCTGCAATTGGACGTTTACAACAATATATTGAAGAATGAAATATAGCTTACTTTCTTTGCCCATTGAAGATAGACCTCGAGAACGATTTCTAAAATTTGGTCCTGAGGTAATGCAAACAGCTGAGTTAATCGCCATTATCTTAGGTACAGGTACAAAAGATTTTTCAGTGATGGAAATTTCTGAATTGCTCATTAGTCATTTTCAAACACTTGAACAACTAGCGCAAGCAACCGTTTCTGAATTAATGGCAATCAAAGGCGTTGGTAAAGCTAAAGCTTTGCAAATAAATGCTGTGTTTGCCCTTGCTAAAAGAATGACCCAACAAGGTGTTCATTTTAGACAAAAAATCGAACACCCTATCCATGTTTTTCAACTTTTTAAAAATAAATTTTTTTCTGAAAAAAGAGAATGTTTCTATGCTATTTATTTAGATAATAAAGGATATATTTTAAAAGAAATGCTCATATCGATTGGAACTCTAACAGAAACTTTAGTTCATCCACGTGAAGTTTTTTATCCAGCGATACGTCATCAAGCTTCCAGCGTCATCCTTATTCATAACCACCCAAGTGGAGAAGTAGAACCATCCATTGAGGATATTGAAACAACAAAAACCTTAATAAAAACAGGGCAAATAATTGGGATAGAGGTTCAAGATCATTTAATTATCGGTAATAATTGTTTTTTTTCTTTTAAAGAAAAATCTTTGCTTTTTAGCTAAACTCTTACAATAAATCAATGATATTTGTTTATAAGATCTCATGGTAATATCTGCTCTTTAGATTTAACTATTCTTTTGATAATATAATCGGTTTAAAACTACCCTTATGTAAAAAATGAGTGCTAAAAAATTTAAAATTGTGACGCTTGGATGTCGTACGAATCAATACGAATCCCAAGCTTATCAAGATCAGCTGTTAGCCTTAGGTTATGAAAAAGCGCAGGATGACGAAGAAGCAAATGTATGTATTGTCAACACTTGCACTGTAACAGAATCGGCTGATAGTACGTCGCGTCATGAAATAAGAAAATTATTAAGAGAAAATCCAAATAGCCAAATCGTCGCGACAGGTTGTTCAGCAGATAATCATCCTCAAATTTTCAAGGAACTGGGCGCGCATCATGTAGTGGCTAATAAAAATAAAGAACAATTATTACAAGTTGTCTTTCCGGAAGAGGATTTACCAGAATTTAAGATTAATCATTTTGAAGCGCATACAAGAGCTTTTGTTAAAGTTCAAGATGGATGCAATTCTTTTTGCAGTTACTGCATTATCCCCTATGTTAGAGGTCGATCTAGATCAAGAGGCGTAGAAGAAATTGTTACTGAAGTTAAAGCCCTCATTCAAAATGGCTACCAAGAAGTTGTTTTAACAGGAATTAATATAGGCGATTTTGATGGAAATTGTGCAGAGAATCCAGTGAGGTTAGCCGAGCTTGTAAAAATTGTCGACGAAATTCCAGGGCTTAAACGTTTGCGTATATCATCGATCGATCCAGATGAAGTAGATGACGATTTACTAAACGCTGTTATTAACGGAAAAAACACCTGTCATTCTATGCATATCGTTCTACAGTCCGGTTCAAATGTCGTTTTGAAAAAAATGAATCGTAAATATACACGCCAAATGTATTTAGAGACAATTGATCGTTTGCGAAGAGAAAGCCCTGACTTTACCTTTACAACGGACGTAATTGTAGGGTTTCCAGGAGAAACAGACGGAGATTTTGAAGAGACACTAGAAGTCTTAAAACACGTTAAGCCAGCAGCTGTTCATATGTTTCCCTACAGCGTAAGAAAAAGAACTAAAGCGGCTTTAATGCCTAATAAAATTTCTCCAGAAGTTATAAAGGCTCGTAAAGCGCAAGTCTTAAAGCTGTCGTCTCATTTACAGTTTGCCCTATGTCAAGAGTTTGTCGGTCGCACTATGGATGTTTTGACAGAAAGTGTTGATAATAAAGATTTAACTATTATTCATGGTCATACTAGTAATTTTTTACCGGTTTTGCTCAATAGCCAAGGTTTAAAGCCAAATCAAATCGTAACTGTAAAATTAATTGAAGCTACCCCTTTAGGTTTAAAAGGAGAGGTTATTTCTTAAATGGTTATTAAATTAACTGATCATTTGCGCCCCTTTTCTCATATACCCGGGACATTTGTTATTTTACCCAAAAGTCATTTTGCTTTAAAAATCTACCCCGACTTAATAGAGGTTTTTGATGTAGAGGGTACAGAACCAAAAATGATTGATCAAATTGGTTTGTCGATTGTAGGTCCAGTGAAAGACTTTACGATTGAATTAGATTTAAAGAAGGGACTAATAAAGGTTTGGGGTCATTCTCCAAATCAATTTTGGCGTTACCGAATTTATTGGGATGGGAAAATTCACTACATTACAGAAAAGGGTTTGTTACCTTTTCCTTCAAAAAAAGGGATTGTTCCAACCCTTTTTTCTGAACAAATGTCTTTAGGCTGTAATAAAAAAATCAATTGGCCCTATGTTAAATCACGCCTCGATTTAAGGGAGATTATTCCTTTATGGCTACAACTTGACT contains these protein-coding regions:
- the queE gene encoding 7-carboxy-7-deazaguanine synthase, with the protein product MDLRLIEIFKSVQGETSFTGLPTTFIRLAACNLRCSWCDTTYSFGKGTPFTIDSIIEQTKLFACKHICITGGEPLLQKNVYFLMQKLCDANYTVSLETSGSLLIDMVDPRVNVILDIKCPKSLMEHKNEWKNIALLKSHDEVKFVIQDFEDYSYAKNICEKYQLFTKVKEVLFSPVFEKLATHELVEWILKDNLPVRLNLQIHKFIWDPLTKGV
- the mtaB gene encoding Threonylcarbamoyladenosine tRNA methylthiotransferase MtaB — protein: MSAKKFKIVTLGCRTNQYESQAYQDQLLALGYEKAQDDEEANVCIVNTCTVTESADSTSRHEIRKLLRENPNSQIVATGCSADNHPQIFKELGAHHVVANKNKEQLLQVVFPEEDLPEFKINHFEAHTRAFVKVQDGCNSFCSYCIIPYVRGRSRSRGVEEIVTEVKALIQNGYQEVVLTGINIGDFDGNCAENPVRLAELVKIVDEIPGLKRLRISSIDPDEVDDDLLNAVINGKNTCHSMHIVLQSGSNVVLKKMNRKYTRQMYLETIDRLRRESPDFTFTTDVIVGFPGETDGDFEETLEVLKHVKPAAVHMFPYSVRKRTKAALMPNKISPEVIKARKAQVLKLSSHLQFALCQEFVGRTMDVLTESVDNKDLTIIHGHTSNFLPVLLNSQGLKPNQIVTVKLIEATPLGLKGEVIS
- a CDS encoding putative hydrolase, which produces MNAKLTFLGTGASLGVPVIGCECPVCLSTNKKNKRTRSSVLIEGLNKTLLIDCGPDFRMQALNQSLKKIDGLILTHAHFDHIGGMDDLRALRLQNAKSLPTLLSKETGDNLKQCFHYMFEEKNNMFTSKLDFQWINNKYGKCNFINIPITYLTFKQTYMNVNGFVFGNLAFITDVKYYEEDIFNYLQEIDILIVSALRFTSSPMHLSVEEAIDFSKKTSAKQVWLIHISHDLDHEKTNALLPSNIQIAYDGLQISFHL
- a CDS encoding bifunctional tRNA (mnm(5)s(2)U34)-methyltransferase/FAD-dependent cmnm(5)s(2)U34 oxidoreductase — translated: MPISIAIIGGGFSGLACAFYLTQYHNVQVTLYEKKIIGAEASGLAAGLIHPFTGAHAKLNRFGLEGFNETVKLLNESSQFLKNSVAKFTKILRIATTQEQIQDYQLTANNYPTLTKWIDSTELKNSFPYLKGFGALEIANGWQVEPKLYMEGLWKICESRGAVIKYQKIDHVDELKNYHATIIAAGNGSDFLATNLKVAKNKGQILTCEATRDFLLPIPLNSKAYLLKDEFRNQIIAGATFEKKFQNEKPDLDFAKKEIIPKIKAFFPKFNENASFLAKAAIRVSSPDHLPIAKQIDDKVWCLTAMGSKGLLYHAFYAKKLVQQIMQQNLID
- the queC_1 gene encoding 7-cyano-7-deazaguanine synthase; the protein is MGPFNKGCLGENLKKCIILLSGGLDSSVLLAKAKEQKLDCLCLSFNYHQKHSIELKFAKQIAKFYEVPHKIITIDQQVFSNSPLILGHVESTIHRGEEEILRGKKSPFYVPSRNTLFLSHAITIAEIEKAAFIYFGPTAMDKAFPDCQIDYIRALQTIIDKSTQIGLEGNAPIICTPLINFTKDQVVAEALRLKVPIHLTWSCYTPDQSDPCQVCDACVLRKAALLRNQVSL
- the hflX gene encoding GTP-binding protein HflX; protein product: MSENITNKNKTYETSPQEMKKAYLVSVYKGNQNADLAKEHLEELELLTKTYGVEIAGKQICLVRRYDAATFITEGKLEEVLNAAKNCNANLLIFDDEIAPSQQRNLENLFKGPVMDRTGVILEVFAQRAQTKEAQLQIDLAKLKYQAPRLKRLWSHLSRQHGSGGAGGGAYLKGEGEKQIEIDRRILKKEIDTLNKEIKEVRENREMQRSSRIRSELPIFAIIGYTNAGKSTLLHALTDAKVLIEDKLFATLDTTTRKFTLVNNQDILLIDTVGFIRKLPHLLVAAFKSTLEEALHADILLHVVDVSHPMAEEQAQTSYEVLKELNAENKPVITVLNKIDQCQNPNIIQKMKVLYPKTVCISAKEKIGFNELQQIMIEELSRRRKIVRFRIPQKDYAKVSELMRVGNIIHQDYEENDVILRVDLPTAAIGRLQQYIEE
- the mdh gene encoding Malate dehydrogenase codes for the protein MAKNPIKVAITGGAGQISYSLLFRIANGDAFGKDQPIILQILEVEAVLPSLEGVLMELYDCAFPLLNDVIISSDPSKVFKSVDYAVLVGAKPRGPGMERKDLLLNNGKIFIEQGQALNDFAKSNVKVLVVGNPCNTNCLIALSHAPNLSRKNFYAMTRLDQNRAKFLLAEKGSVPISQVKDVIIWGNHSSTLVPDFTHAKIGNEEVTKIIDKQWLEKEFTELVQKRGAAIIKARGKSSAASAANAIIDTLQFIHEDKFLDDWFSIAIDTDDNPYGITKDIIFSFPCIKQENLISIVNNLEWDDFIKYKIKVSESELLEEKEMVKGILGKNVR
- the gltA gene encoding Citrate synthase, whose product is MSDVLFQITEENLETGLRGYPVGYCNTSHVDPLKGLFYIDLPVQSIAYWEPERVIYLLYHGKEASADELKAFKDELKKRSTVNPELKKHLTQLPKKGHAAKLLCEAFLILGAFETTNDYREDCLNLIAKIPEIVAIVINHHAGWGGTNESKPELGYVENFVHMLKVPNGNTAELVKILKVFHVLHMDHGGGNLSTFVGKAVASGLEDMYGSICAAMTALAGPKHGKANQDCLEFVELLLNQLGENATQEEVEKLLKERLDNKELIYGFGHAVLRIEDPRAMILYDIAKKDYPNFPLVKIALLLRDAGTKVLKENPKITDPYPNVDSISGTVLSAAGFPYPEYFTVLFGWSRMVGIAIQIVYERCLARGGKGTPIVRPKYFFKKIENK
- a CDS encoding DNA repair protein RadC, whose product is MKYSLLSLPIEDRPRERFLKFGPEVMQTAELIAIILGTGTKDFSVMEISELLISHFQTLEQLAQATVSELMAIKGVGKAKALQINAVFALAKRMTQQGVHFRQKIEHPIHVFQLFKNKFFSEKRECFYAIYLDNKGYILKEMLISIGTLTETLVHPREVFYPAIRHQASSVILIHNHPSGEVEPSIEDIETTKTLIKTGQIIGIEVQDHLIIGNNCFFSFKEKSLLFS